A region of the Phaeodactylum tricornutum CCAP 1055/1 chromosome 1, whole genome shotgun sequence genome:
CAAACGTCTCTCCGGAAACGATGCCGACCCCGCGCGACAGCAAATTCGGCAAAGGGCTTAGGGTTACTTCGCGACGAAGTCACTCTGTCGCCCAACCCTGtcaacgcaaacgaaaatgACCGCACCTCGAATGACCCTACCGGTGGGGGATCCCGAAAGTAGGCCCAATCAAGCACGCAAAAGCATAGGAAGTAGGCCTGTCGTTGCAACGGCTTGGCAACAACATAACGAACAGACGATCGTCTCGTGTTCACGTAACCAAAATCTCCATTGTCGACTGCCCCATTTTCACGGACTGGAACGTTAGTTCACAACCCTGCGAGTATGAGTTTTTTCAAAACGTTTCGATCCCGGTCGGGTTCCAACGATGGTCTCGACAGCGAAATAAAAGACGTGGATGCAGTGGACACCACGACGCCACCACCGCCGACGAATCCCCCTCCTCCGCCCCCTCCGGTTCTCAACGAGAACATTACTGTGACTGTCGAGGATGAACCGGACGAGGACCCGGTTCGTGCCCAACTAGAGAAAGATGTTCGACAACGTGATTCGAATATCTCGGCGTTAGAAAAAGTccgcaacgaaaagaaacaGGACATTGTCAATTTAGAAATGGAACTCGAGAAAGAGCGTCTGCAACAAATGAAAGAAGCGCTCACACATAAGATTGAGTCCGAACGCATCAAGCGACAAACTACGCATACCGAAGAACGCCTCAAGGCTTTGGAAGCCGACATGCAGGATAAGGCCGCTATTCACGAGTACGCCAATCTCATCAAGGGTGTAGCGCCCAAATCGGGTGTGGACAGTCAGTACGTGATGAAATTGCAGGCACAGTTGCAAAAGGCCGTCAAGAAAATGGAAACGACCAACGAACAAATGAAGGAACTGGAGGAAAACTCACGCCAAGTAGTGAACGGTTTGTCTCTGGAAATCTCGGAATTGGTGGAAGAGCGATGCCGTACCGAGTTAGAATTACGCAAGCAAATGGAAGTCTTAAACGATCAAAAGCGAGATATGCAGTTGCAATACGAAGAGCGCATCAAAGAAAATCTCAAAACACTCCAAGCGCTCCGAGCCAAGGCAGCAAGTCAAACAACAATTGAGGAACTTGAAGAAGAACTGGAGGAAACAGAGCTACGATTGGAAGAGCTCAATAGAATTCAAGAAACCCAAGAAAGGACGATTGCGCAACTGAATAAATCCTTGGCAGTCGATGGAGCTGGTGAGATTGTGATGTAGAGAACACATCTCAGCTTGTTGCCTTGGCCCAAAAAGATTGGCAAGCTTTTTTGACGAAATAAAGCATAATTCGACTCACGCCACCGATGGCAAGCAAATTTAACAGTAGAGTAGTCAATGGCCTTGGAGGCCGACGATGGCTTACACTTGACTCTGCTGAATGTACCCTTCGGGTGTTTACGTCACACTTCGTCAAAATAAGTAGGTATCACAGTTAATTCGTCCAAGAGAATCGTGAACCAAATTTCACAGCGCATATAGACTAACAGTTTTCCTACTGATACAAAAATTTGCCATCGATCGCTGATATAAAACAACATTCGAAGGTGCTGCTATTGCTCATTTACCGTTGATGGTAAAGCGCGCTGGAGAGCACGTTTAGAAGCACACATATATTTTGATATACGCAAAACGATGTGTTTTTATTTGTTCATCGCTGATTCTTACGGAAATTAGCATCTTTGGTTTTCTTCAAATTTAATTGCAATCATTTACACCCTTGAAAGTAGAGAATGAGGTCACCCCTTCACGAAACAAAATCTCAGGGTGAGGATGCTGCTTCTGGTCAGCACATTCTCTCACAAGAAAAGTTGAGAGTATTTGCTTCCTCGCTGGAACCTTGGGTACAATCTTGTCGTTGCATTCCGTGTGAAACGGATGAAGTATGTTTCTCGTATCGTTGCCGATGCAGCTTCCAGATCGTCCATGGTGACATGAAAAGCGACGGCCACTTGCGTTACGCGGTCCGACAGAACCACGAGCCAGTATGCATCACTGCGTTCCCAGTGGCAAATCTGAGAATACAAAGGTCAATGTGGAATGTACTGGCACTCTTCAACGACCCGGAAGAACAGTTCGGCCAACTAAAACAGTCACTAACGAGTGCTACGTTTTCAACATCGTGGGACGAAACAATGTGTGTGGTAACCTTGCACTATATGAATCCTGTCAGTGATGAGAGTGCTTGGGAGACGGAAGCACAGAATATGTGCCAACGGCTTGAGTTAGCCCAACTGACAGGTCGTTCCCGAAAACGCATTCTACGGACAAGGAATGAGGGGACTACCATAATTTGCGACACAATTTGGATGGAACGCGTGGGATCAAACTGGAATGTCAGCCTTGAAAAAACTTTGACATCCAGCGATCGTATAGCAGTCCACTATAACAAGCCTGAAGATGCATTTTACCACCCTAATTCTCGAGCGATGTGTAATGCATTAGAATGGATGCTTTCGCGGATTGTCTTGATCGTAGCGGATCTCGAAACGTTAACTCCGCGCTTGTTGGAAATGTATTGTGGTTGCGGGGCTCATACTATACCTTTGGCGAAAACTGGACTATTGTCGAAAATATTGGCGATCGAGCTAGACGAGAGACTGGTACGCGCTTGCCAACAGAACATCCTTTTGAACGGCATCGACTCAGAGCTGATCGACATGGTATCTCAGGACGCGGGAAAATGGTCCCAACGTTGCGAAAGTAGCTTTGACATTATATTAGTCGATCCACCCCGGCAAGGTTTGGATGAATCTGTTTGTCAAATGGCGACTCGGGGTGACTTTCAGCATATGCTATACATTTCCTGTGGTCGAGATGCATTGGTGCGAGACTTGGAACGACTCGGCGGCAGTTTTGCAGTGGAGAATTGCACTCTTCTCGATCTCTTTCCGACCACTGGCGCAGTCGAAAGCTTAGTACATCTGAAACGAAAGATCCGATAAAAGCTAAACGCTAGCTAAGGTTCCCTATAAAGAGTACTATGGCCGAAGGCTCAACTTTCATCTGAGCATCATCATCTACTTGGAAAACCGTCCTACTCTTGTCAGCCATCGTCCCAAATCCACTGAAAATAGTGCACCATAGGCATTAGCCCGTTGCGTATAGTTTTGCAACTTGCGCGTGTGTTCCGGTGCGATCGTCACTCTAGCGCTCATTATCAGTTGCGCTTTCGCGCCATCGAGGTTTACATCCAATACTTGGGCATTGTGCCCAAGATCGAGCGAAACATCTGGTATCACGGGGAGAAAGACACCAGTCGTTGGTCCGACGGACATTTGAAGTCCAGGGAAATTAAGAATATGGCCACGGCAAGAGGTTTCGATGTGTGTTCGAACCTCGAAAGGTACCGCGGCGTCAAAAATGGTTGTGGCATGGCCTTGACAGGAAAGTTTACCATTAGGAAGAATTTTGATCGCATCCATGAAAACGTTAGCGGGCTCCAGTCCACGACCTTTTAGAATACGAACTACGAGGCGGCGAAGCCCATTTGTCACACATGACGATTCGAACAAGTCGGCTTGTGTAAAAGTTGCGTTGTTGGCAACGAAGTCAAAAGCCCTGGGGAATCGCTTGATGTTACGTTGTGAGGGACGTATGAGGCGGTGCAGGTTCAGTGACATACTTTTCGCCTCAAGACGGCAACCAGATAGGCGGATTGCACCAAACACAATACGGTCAACATCGACACTTGCGTTGCAGCAAAACACGCCTTGCCTAACGATATCGAGCAGACTTCCTTGTGGGTCACACTGTACCTGCATGTTGATATGCGCTCCCAGAGACCAGCGGTTCAAGAGCTCGAAAAGAACAGTACGGCTTTTGGTGCGTAAAACTTTTGCTAAAGGTGCGATCGAATCGGGCTTTTCCTCgatgctcttttccttgAGTAAAATCTGGCGGAGAGCTGGGAACAAAGAAGCGAAATATCGGTCCGATATGCTTTTGGATTTCCCCCAGTTAGGTTCCGGGACCACATAAGGTTGCTCGAAAGGCTCAAGTGCCTTTATCCTCTTGTCTTGCGTGTGATGCGGTCGATCGACGCTTTCATCTGGATGGACCAAGAAGTCATCGATGGCAGGGGTATTCTCCGGCGACCAACAGGCTAAATTGCGCGCTTGAACAGTGCGCGGGTGCAATGCGGAGGGTGTTTGCATGTGTACAGGTTGTTCACTTTTGCCACGGCGAAATATCCTCTTCAGTTTCTTCCAACCGCGCTTTGGTCGGGTTTCGGCAGCTTCATTGGTGGACACTACAGCTGCTTTGCGGATCACGTGATTGATACTGGACAAAGATATACGGTTTTTTGGAGACATTGGTTTCAGCTGGAAGCTTTGGGCCGGAGTGAGCCAGTACAATGCGACGGCTAATACGGAGTGTTTGATTGCCATAGTGCTGCTTGCTGTCCCGAGCGAATTTGGGTAAAGGGGCGAATGCCGCGTCCGGCTTTTTAGTGTATCTCTACAGTAATTCTAGTATTTGGCACTTGAGAGCACGTTCCCACGAGAACGATTCCGATACTACTTCTGCATTCAAAACAATGCAGCGAATTAATCCAGACAAGGCTACCACACCTTCCTGGCTCGCTACGACTCACTTCCGAGATTGGAATGTTACTCACAGTCCTGTGCCGACGATGTCGATTCTGTTTGATTCTCCGATTAACAGCAAATTCCGGTCTTTCCCTCTCCATGGAGCTGATGGACGTTTCAGAAATAGAGAACAAATGAAAAGTGCGCAAAGCAGATGGCATCAGAAAGATCTTCCATATTAGATCAAGAATCCGGTAACGGACAGACATCGGGGTGAGCATTGCAAAGACCACGAAAAAATCTCGCTATCTCGAGGGTTACACTGTAAgtcgctcacagtcagagtcaACATCCGCGGATTTGAAATTTATCTTGTAGCATGGTTTACGGGTCTCCCAGCCTTACAATTAACTTTAACATAAGCACAAAATTGGTGTTGATTACAGTACGGACACCGGCTAGAGCTATCCCGTCTAGACAATGATTACCAGACGGAATACATTTTTAGACGCAGCAGTTGAGCCTAGGTAGTGGCGTCCAAGTGTTTCGTACAGTTAAGCACGACGATCGAGTTCGGAACGGGGCTTTTAGTGACGCTAACCCGGCATTCATGTCGGATTCCGCTTTACAAGTTCGGTATGGTGAGTGAACTCTGCTCGAATTGCTGATAAAGAACGCTAACAGTTAATGTACCAGTCGACGGGGGACTACATTACTATATCTGGCAGAGGAAGCAAcaaggaagagaaaatg
Encoded here:
- a CDS encoding predicted protein, translated to MSFFKTFRSRSGSNDGLDSEIKDVDAVDTTTPPPPTNPPPPPPPVLNENITVTVEDEPDEDPVRAQLEKDVRQRDSNISALEKVRNEKKQDIVNLEMELEKERLQQMKEALTHKIESERIKRQTTHTEERLKALEADMQDKAAIHEYANLIKGVAPKSGVDSQYVMKLQAQLQKAVKKMETTNEQMKELEENSRQVVNGLSLEISELVEERCRTELELRKQMEVLNDQKRDMQLQYEERIKENLKTLQALRAKAASQTTIEELEEELEETELRLEELNRIQETQERTIAQLNKSLAVDGAGEIVM
- a CDS encoding predicted protein — its product is MRSPLHETKSQGEDAASGQHILSQEKLRVFASSLEPWVQSCRCIPCETDEVCFSYRCRCSFQIVHGDMKSDGHLRYAVRQNHEPVCITAFPVANLRIQRSMWNVLALFNDPEEQFGQLKQSLTSATFSTSWDETMCVVTLHYMNPVSDESAWETEAQNMCQRLELAQLTGRSRKRILRTRNEGTTIICDTIWMERVGSNWNVSLEKTLTSSDRIAVHYNKPEDAFYHPNSRAMCNALEWMLSRIVLIVADLETLTPRLLEMYCGCGAHTIPLAKTGLLSKILAIELDERLVRACQQNILLNGIDSELIDMVSQDAGKWSQRCESSFDIILVDPPRQGLDESVCQMATRGDFQHMLYISCGRDALVRDLERLGGSFAVENCTLLDLFPTTGAVESLVHLKRKIR
- a CDS encoding predicted protein, with product MAIKHSVLAVALYWLTPAQSFQLKPMSPKNRISLSSINHVIRKAAVVSTNEAAETRPKRGWKKLKRIFRRGKSEQPVHMQTPSALHPRTVQARNLACWSPENTPAIDDFLVHPDESVDRPHHTQDKRIKALEPFEQPYVVPEPNWGKSKSISDRYFASLFPALRQILLKEKSIEEKPDSIAPLAKVLRTKSRTVLFELLNRWSLGAHINMQVQCDPQGSLLDIVRQGVFCCNASVDVDRIVFGAIRLSGCRLEAKSMSLNLHRLIRPSQRNIKRFPRAFDFVANNATFTQADLFESSCVTNGLRRLVVRILKGRGLEPANVFMDAIKILPNGKLSCQGHATTIFDAAVPFEVRTHIETSCRGHILNFPGLQMSVGPTTGVFLPVIPDVSLDLGHNAQVLDVNLDGAKAQLIMSARVTIAPEHTRKLQNYTQRANAYGALFSVDLGRWLTRVGRFSK